DNA from Anser cygnoides isolate HZ-2024a breed goose chromosome 32, Taihu_goose_T2T_genome, whole genome shotgun sequence:
ccgccatcttggcgcGCGTCACGTGAGAAGGGCCCTGCGCCCACCCCGCCcggattgggggggggggtggagggccGCGCGCATGCGCCTGCTCAAGGAAGGGGGCGAGCCCCTCGCTGCGCGCGCCACGTGTTCGCCAGATCACGTGGGATGAGGTCACGTGGCGGCGCTCGGGGACTTTCGGAGGCGCTCGGGAGCGCTCGGCCCTGCTCGGCTCCGTTTGGGCCTGTTCGGCTCCGTTCAGCCCCGTTCGGCTCCACTCGGGCGCGCTCGGCGCCGCTCGGCTCCGTTCGGCCCTGCTCGGCCCCACTCGGCCCTGTTCGGCCCCGCTCGGCTCCGTTCGGCTCTGTTCGGCCCCGCTCGGTCCCACTCGGGCCTATTCGGCTCCGTTCGGCTCCACTCGGGGGCGCTCGGCCCCGCGCGCCCCTCCTGGGCCTCGCGTAACTGCCCCGTGCTGGTGCAACTGCCCCGGGCCTCGTGCAACTGCCCCATACCTTGTGCAAATGCCCCGCCTGGGGACAAACACCTTGTGCAATTGCCCCAAGCCCTGTGCAATCGCCCCCAACTCTCCTCACCCGCCCATCCCCGTGCAAACGCCCCCTCCCGCCTTGCACGACTCCCCCCTGCCTTTCATCCCCCCCGCCCtgcccgtgcctcagtttcccccgcACTCaccggggtcccggggggggtcacCGCGCCCCCCTCACTTGATGCTGAGCCGCGGGcggcagggcgggggggggcacccgagagggcaccggggggggcaccgggggcaggctggggggggggggcagcagggcacggcgggcgggcggcacgggggggggcagcaggggggggggcagcaaggGGGGCGGCAGCAGGGGGGGTGACACGAGGGGGGGTGACGAGAGAGGCAGCAAGGCGaggggcagcccgggggggagcagcagggggggtggcagcaggggaggaCGGGACACGggcgggggcagcagggggggtGACaagggggctggcagggggctgagcagggggggcagcagggggggggacagcagggggggggacagcaggggtgggggcagcaagggaggtggcagcaggggggggggcacggtgggggacagggggggctGCGGAGCCGCTGGCCGCGCCACGCCAGCCCCatggcgctgcccccccccccgcgcctccCCCCCCGGTGGGGTATTTATAGCCTAAAGCCGGCTCAGCCGGGCGGGGGGGTTCACGTGGGCGCTCCCACGCGtgcacggggccgggggcaggcagctgcaccccccccaccccgtcacggggggcgggggggacacgggagcggggggggggcacggggggggcacggggagacACGGGGGATgggggtgacacggggggacatcggggtagggggacatgggggggcacgggcgggacgtgggggggacacggggacatgggggaggcgtggggggggacacagggggacacggggatatgggggggcacggggacatgggggatggagggacacggggggggcatggggggacatggggggggcacgggggcatGGGACCAGGACACTTGCACATGCCAGGCCCCCCCGGGCACGTGGGTGCCGATgttgcacacgcgtgtgcaaggCGTGCGGTCGACGCCCctccctggccccgccccctcctccccctcctcgcGGGGGCCCgggtgggggtggaggtggtggggacccccccgaagggagggggggggcgatgTGGTCATGGAAAAAATTTGGGTTGGAGACGCCCGAGCTCAATGGGGGCTTTGTTCAGTGCTGCGGCGCCAGGGCCCCCGGGCGGGAGGtgccgccggccccccccagctctgcggCGTGCCACGCCTCGGCAGGCCCCCGGGGGGTGTGTGTAAAGGCGTGCAATGCTGTGTAAAGCCGTGCAAAGGCATGCGATGCCATGCAAAACTGTGCAATGCTGTGGAAAACTGTGGAACGCCGTGCAAAGCCGTGCAATACTGTGCAAAACTGTTCACAATGCCGTGCAAAGCCATGTGTGGTCgtgcaaagcagtgcaaggctaTGTAACGTGGTGCGATGCCACATATAGCCCTGCAATGCTTTGAAACGCGGCGTGAAATGCCATGCAAAGCCACGCAGTGCCGTGCAAAGTGGAGCAAAGCTGTGCAAAACCACAGCACGAAATGCTGTGCAGAGCCATGCAACGCTGTGCAAGGTGGTACAACAACATGCTGAGCCGTGGCACGCGTTGCTGTGCAAAGCCGTGTGATGCCGTGCAAAGCGGTACGATGGCATGTAAAACTGTGGCATGAAACACCGTGCAAAGCCATGCAATGCCATGAGACGCCATGCAAAGCCGTGCAATGTCATGCGAAGCGGTACAACGTCATGCAAAACTGTGCCATGAAACGCCGTGCAAAGCCACACGATGCTGTGCAAAGCCGTGCCAAGCTGTGCAAAGCCACAGCTGGCCGTGCAGCGCCAGGCCCCGCGGGGCTGTGCTGAGCCGTGCAGCACCGGTGGGGGTCTCcgtggggggcagcccccacgCGGATCGTGGCCGTGCTGCCccggggtgcctggggggggcggggaggtgtgagggggggggctgctggtgccGGGGTCACACCTGGTGTGTGTGCAACGCACAGAGGGCACACGCACCTCAAGGCACGGCAGGGgtgtgcacacacatgcatgatCACATGCGTGTGCATTGCTGCGTGCATGTGGTCTTGCACACCTGCACGCTCACACATGCTGACACACATGTGCAGCATTGTGCAATGCATGGTCTTGCACGTGGGCATGCTTGCACACTCACGCGTGCTCACATAGGCTCATGCGCGCTTGCAGATGTGCACTCACTTCTGCATCACCACCAGCGTGCAAGGCCTTGCACACGTGCATACCCCCACACTGGTGCGCCATCATCACACACGTGTGGTCTTGCAGACATGCTTGCTCACCTGTGCACACTCATGCACCCGTGCATGGTCTTGCATGTGCACGTGCTTGCACACTCTCGTGcacgccccccagccccacgagGCCTCGTGCGAGGTCCTGTGCCCCCCAGCGCCTCCCGGCCACGGGTGCAGGGCCTGGTGCACGCGCAGGCTGGCGTGACAGCCCGTGTCCCAGCGTGCCCCGGGACTGGCGTGACGCCCCGTGTCCCGTCGTGCCCCAGGAGCACCCGGGGCCCTTGGCGTGTGGCCCCGTGTCCCAGCGTGCCCCGGGAGCACCGCGGGTGTTGGCGTCACTCCCAGCTTCCCAGTGTGCTCTGGGGCGGGGCGGCGTGACTGGGGAGGCCTCGCACACACGTGTGCAAGgggcctgctgcagctccccccccagGCCCATCTGCACCCGGTGTGCAAACCCTTGCACGCGCACAGGGCTGTGGCTCAACGTACGCTGCTCACCACCGCCTTGCACACGTGTCCCCGTGCAAGCCTGGCACTCACGTGCAAGCCTTGCACTAACCCCCTGGGCAGCCCTTGCACCAACATTCTGTGTGACCCTTGCACCAAAGCATCCCCGTGCAACACttccacagcccccccccaactctTGCACAgaacccctcccccccccattgcaGCTCTTGCACTAACTCACGCCTGTGCAGTCCTTGCACGGAAACCCTCTGTGCAATCCTTGCACCGAGCCCTCATGCAACCTGTGCACGGAAACACCCTCATAACATGCCCCTTGCACTAACTCATGCCCGTGTTGCACTTCTGCAGAAACACGTTCCCCGTGCAAGCCTTGCACTGCCCCCTTGTGCAAGCCTTGCGCTAAACCACCCCCGTGCAAGCCTTGCACAACCCTGGGCCCCCTTGCACGGAGCCCTGCCGCCCGCTGCCTCCAGGGCGGCCCTGTGCAAAGGTGTGCAAAGTGCAGGAGCGTGCAAGGGCCGTGCACCAGGGGGGGCATGTCCTGGTCCCCCTTACCCGTGGGTGGGGTTAATCGGGGCCTCTGATTTGGGCCTTTAATTAATTGGGGCCTTTAATTAATTGGGGCCTTTAACTGGGGCCTCGGCTGGCGCGGAGCAGGAAGGGGCCACTGGGGGACCCTGTgtccctccccatgtccccatgtcccgcGCCATGTCCCGTGTCCCACGCCCCGTGCCGTGCCCCcgcccccgtccccgtgcccccgtccccgtgcccccatccccgtgccaCACGCcgtgtcccccgtgtcccccaccGCCCCCGTCCCCTCGTCCCGtatccccgtccccacccccGGGTCCCCCTGTCCCCGGGTCCCCCTGTACCCCACggccccatccctgtcccccgccgtgtcccccgccccccccgccccgtcccagtgcccccgctccccccgtcCCGTCGCGGTTCCCCCggtcccccgtcccccccgctccctccggtcgccccgtgtccccccgatcccccccggtgccccgcgccccccgccccgcgccggtgcccccgccccgccccgcccccccccggggcggtCTCTCCGCGGCTCCGCcgtggcggggccggggccgagcggggccgcgcccggtgccggtgcccggggcccggtggcggcggggccggggccgctccgcggtggcggtgccggtgccggtgcccggtgcccgtTCCCGTCCCGTTCCCGGTGTCCCggcccggtgccggtcccggcCCGAtgctgggctgcctgggggcgctgccggccccgcggcggctcCACGACGTCACCAACCGGCGGGGAGCGCTGCTGGGGGGGCGCCTCGGTgagcggggggggcgcggggggacgGGAaccgggacggggcgggggctgggggcggctggggggggggggggacggggaggggggggagagggagggagtgTGAGTGCGGGGGGgggagtgtggggggggggagtgtgCGGAGAGGGTGAGTGTGAGGGGGGTGAGCGGGTGTGAGCGGGGACGGGTGCGAGCCGGGGACTGTGAGTGTgagtggggagggagggtgaggGGGAGTGTGGGGGAGTGTGAGGGGAGAGCGGGGGGAGTGTGAGGGTGGGGGTAGGTGTGAGTGTGagtgggggggtgagggggagtGAGGGTGTGTGTGACTGTGAGTGTGAGTGTGGGGGCAGTGAGGCTGGGTGTGGGTGTGAGTGAGGGTAAGGGTGGGGGTGAGGGCGCGAGTGGGTGGGGGGGAGTGGGAGTGAGCGTACGGGGCGAGTGTGAGGTCGTGGCGGGAGTGGGAGTGAgtgtgggagggaggggggttgAGCAAGGGGGTGAGCAAGGGTGTTGGGTGAGCGTGAGCGTGAGTGTGGGGGTGACAGGATAAGTGTATGAGTGTGGGGGTGAGCGTGAGTGAGGGTGCGGGGTGAGGGTGGGAGTGAGTAAGGGGTGAGTGGGGGTGAGTGTGCAAGTGACAGTGAGGGTGAGAGGGAGGGTGGGTGTGAGTGACGGGGTGAGGGCGGGTGTGAGGGGTGTGAGAGGGAGGGTGAGTGTGAGAATGAGGGGGTGTGGGTGTGCGTGGGTGTGAGGTGTGACAGTAAGTGTGAGTGTGTAAGGGGGTGAGTGAGGGAGGGTGAGAGTGAGTGAGGGGTGTGAGGGTGAGGATGTGCATGTATGGGGGTGAGTGAGTGTGAATGTGAGTGAGCGTGAGAGTGAGCGAGGGGGTGAGTGTGTGTGCGGGTGAGGGTGAGTGTGTAAGGATGGGTGTGAGTGAGTGTGAGGGTGAGCGACTGAGTGGGACTGTGAGGGGCTGTGAGTGTGTGAGGGGGGTGTGGACAAGTGTGTGCGGGTACAGGCTTGTGAATGAGGGCGAGTGTGAGGTGTGAGGCTGGGTGTGAACGTGAGTGTGAGTGTTAGAGCGTGTGCAGGTCGGTGGCTAAATGTGAGTGACGCTGTAGGTGTGCGACAGTGTGAGAGTGTGCGATGGTGCATGAGCGTGTGATGGTGAGTAACTGCGATGGTGTGCGAGTGTGGCAGTGTGTGAGTGTGCAATGGTGCACACGTGTGTGATGGCATGTGAATGTGTGACAGCACATGAGTGTGCAACAGCACGTGAGAGTGCGACGGTGCACGAGTGCGTGTGGCTGAGCGGTGCCGGCTGCGGACGTGTGTGGGTGTGTGAGCTGCGGGCATGCAGGTGAGCGTGTTGTGTGGCGGCGTGTGCAagcgtgtgtgtgcatgcgtgtgtgtgcgtgtgtgcgtgccGGGCGTGTGGGCGTGAGTGAATGTGCCAGCGGTGCCTGTGAGACACAGCCGGGGTGTGCGGGCGTGACAGTGCCGGGGGGGACAGGCGAGTGTGCAAGCAGGGGGGGCAAGTGTGCAAGCACGGGGGACGAGCATGCGAGCGCCGTGAGGCATGGGGTGAGctcggggggggttggggggggcacatccATGGGTGTGCGTGGGGGGCACACATGTGCAAGGCGGGTGTGCAAAtctgtgtgtgggtgtgtgcaGCCCCagggggggacacccccccctccgtctgcccccccatgtcccggggtgcccaggctggggggggggggggggagatttgtgcctggtttttgggggggggtcacggagCCCCCGGCTTTGGGGGGGCaacgaggggggggggcagggccggggggggctggggggaatttgaggggggtcttggggggatttgggggggggctggggggattttggggggggtgcctttgctgccccccccaaatcgcaGCCCAGCTTATGCTGGGGAATCCGACgctgttttgtggttttttttttcggtgggggggctcggggctgggccccccccggtccatgggcagggccccccccgcccaaCTGGTTCCAGTCCCGCACTGGAAGCCGCCCAGTGCTGGCCGCCCGCCGGCTCCATGTGGCACTTAACCCCTGCGGGGCCGCCCCAAAacgcgctgccccccccggacACCCCcccgaggtgggggggggggggctgtgccccccccccgttatAATATCCGCCCCCTCCCAAATCAGCAGCGGGCGCTGGGCTCTGTGTGCTGGGGGTTCCTGCTTAACCCtgtcccgccccccccccccccccccccaaaaaaatagcACAACGGGGCGTGTCCCGGCAGGGGGGGGCAGGTTTCGGGGTGTGAGCGCCTGCGTTgcccccccgaaaaaaaaatcacaacaatcacaaaaaggggaaaaaaaatgccgCTGCCTTCAGGGGGCGAAACTGAGGCGGGGGGGAacgggaggggggcgggggggggcacccagatATTTCGGGAGGTGCCGGGGGGCctttggggtgtccccccccccaatttccccccccccggcggtgCGGCGCCTGCGCGGGGGCGGCGCTGGGTGTGGTGCGTGCCTGTGGttgtggcgggggggggccggggggggccggcggctggctgctggggaccagaaaacaacccccccccctaaaaaaaacacccccaGAACCCCTCCCCAAagaagccccccaaaaaaacagcccctgaaaaaaaacaccccccaaaaaaacacctcccaaaaaacacccccccaaaaaaaacacccccccaAAGATGCCCCCAAAAAGccacctccccctcccccccccgaaaaaaccACTCCCCCAATGCCCCAtcaacccccccagccccccccccccgtttctcCCCCCCGCGCCCAGCTGGGAGCGTTTTGgggcccgccgccggccccgggcaggAATTTCCTCAATTTCAGCAATTtcgctttattttttttcttttttttcttaaaaaaaatgccgccccccccgccacccgcccccccccgtgcacacACAAGGGGCCGCACCCGGACACAGGCGGGAAAAAaacctgacccccccccccccccagaaaaacaCGCGCCGCCCCCCTCCTGGCACAGGGTTATGGgagggggacacagggacagggggacatgggggggagtgggggggggcactgggacccccccgggtTCTGTCCTCGAGGGGGGGGACGCAGCCTAGGGggccccctgtccccccccatcTGTCCCCCGCTGTCCCCTCCCTCTTTACCCCTTGttcctctgccccccccccccgccccttgccccccccccaccccaccccccactGTCTGGGGGGGGATGCCCCCCCCgaggggctgggacccccccaaagcgctgggacccccccccccgtccttcccgtgcctcagtttccctttgAAGCAAGCAGGGCACAGCCGAGGGGGAAATCCCACCTGCAGGACGcagagcggggccgcggggggggctcagccggCACCGCGCTGACCCCTCccccccactgacccccccccgtgcccccccaggcGTGGAGGCGccgcgcagcccccccccggagaTGGTGCCCGGCTCgccctcgccgccgccgccgccgcgtgTCTACAAGCCCTGCTTCGTCTGCAGCGACAAGTCCTCGGGCTACCACTACGGCGTCAGCTCCTGCGAGGGCTgcaaggtgaggggggggggcacctggcgcggacccccccccccccacgcccccccccatccccggcTTACCCCCCCGCAGGGCTTCTTCCGCCGCAGCATCCAGAAGAACATGGTGTACACGTGCCACCGCGACGGCCGCTGCCACATCAACAAGGCCACGCGCAACCGCTGCCAGTCCTGCCGCCTGCAGAAGTGCTTCGACGTCGGCATGTCCAAGGAGGGTGcgtgggccggggggggccgggggggggcatgggAGGGTGTGGAGGGGGCGGCCAACCCACCCCccctgctgggaccccccccgtgcccctctggctcccccctgctctgccatcCCTGTGGGCAGCCTctggggtggggttgggggatttattgggggggggggggaaggggggagtaTGTGGCTTTTTTGggcggggggtgctggggggggcctTGGCAGGCCCCCCCGGCCACACTGTGCTATATGTGGATATCCTGCCGCTGGCGCATCCTGTCCCTGCGCCCCCCAAGGGGAGGAGGAAACGCAGCCTGGGGATGGGGCGGGAATGGGGGGtaccctgtgacccccccccaaacccctcccaaccccccccaacccccccacccccatcacccccagcaGTCACACCGCACCGGGATGGGCGCCCACCCCCTGCGCGCTGGGGGTCCCGCCGTGCCCCATAGCAtccccgcaccccccccacatgtccccccccccgcagccgtGCGCAACGACcgcaacaagaagaagaaggaggcgcgggggggggaggcggccgggCGCGAGCTGAGCCCGGCGCTGGAGGAGCTGATCCAGAGGGTGCGCAGGGCGCACACCGAGACCTTCCCCTCGCTATGCCAGCTGGGCAAGTACACCACGGTGAGCCCCCGcatccccggggggggggcggcggggtggggggccccCCCAGGTgaccctgtgcccccccctggtgaccccctgcccctcccggccccagAACATGAGAGCGGAGCACCGTGTGCAGCgggacctggggctggggatgcagaaGGGGGCAGTGAACCCCttggtgacccccccccggtgacccccccatctcccccctcccccccggtgcccccaaGAACTCGAGCGCGGAGCACCGCGTGCAGCTGGACCTGGGGCTGTGGGACAAGTTCAGCGAGCTGGCCACCAAGTGCATCATCAAGATCGTGGAGTTCGCCAAGCGCCTGCCCGGCTTCACCGCGCTCACCATCGCCGACCAGATCACTCTGCTCAAGGCCGCCTGCCTCGACATCCTGGTGCGGGGGGGcaagggaactgggggggggcgtggggagggggtgttggtgctgaccccccagtcccccagATGCTGCGGATCTGCACGCGCTGCACTAGGGGGGTGTGCAATGGtgggggggtgtggaggggTGTCAGCActgaccccccccagctccccatcctGCAGATGCTGCGGATCTGCACGCGCTATAccgggggggggtgtgtgtatgtgcaatGGGGGTACGTATGGGGGGGGTGTCAGCGCTGAACCCCCCAGCTCCGCATCCCACAGATGCTGCGGATGTGCACGCGCTGCACTAGGGGGGTGTGCGATGGGGGGGGttcgtggggggggggctgtcgGTGCTGACCCCCCTGCTCCCGCAGATGCTGCGGATCTGCACGCGCTACACCCCCGAGCAGGACACGATGACGTTCTCGGACGGGCTGACGCTGACGCGCACGCAGATGCACAACGCCGGCTTCGGGCCCCTCACCGACCTCGTCTTCGCCTTCGccgggcagctgctgcccctcgGCATGGACGACACCGAGACCGGGCTGCTCAGCGCCATCTGCCTCATCTGCGGCGgtgcgggggggccggggatcacagggggctgcggggtctGGGGCGCGTGGGGGACTGCTTGTGACTGCAGGGGacctgggggggccggggggctgagggggggctgcaggggttacagggggctgctgggggctgcaggggatgtggggggtgctgaggggggggtcgcagggggacagggggtgtggggggctggggggggtggggtgctgcagggggccGCAGGGGGCTGGGGCGCAGGGGGGACTCAGGGGCGTGGGGTGAgacgggggggctggggggtacgGGGTGTGGTCCTgacgcccccctccccgtgccgcCCTGCATCCACCCGCACACACCCGTGGGGCTGCGGGAcgcgttctttttttttgggggggggggggggagtcctgacgccccccccccacacccccagacCGCATGGACCTGGAGGAGCCGCAGAAggtggagcggctgcaggagccgctGCTCGAGGCGCTGCGGGTGTacgcgcggcggcggcggccccgcgaGCCCCACATGTTCCCCCGCATGCTGATGAAAATCACCGACCTGCGCGGCATCAGCACCAAGggtgcgcggggggggggcggggggggcagcatgggggcggggggaggcggcaGGGGGTAGtcgggggggtgccgggggggcaaGGGGGTGCGGAAGGGGGGCGGAGGGGCAGTGGAGGGGCACCGGGGAGCacgggggtgttggggggggggggggggggggctttggtgGGGAGTTCTGgaggggggggcttgggggggaatttggggggtcTTAGGG
Protein-coding regions in this window:
- the RARG gene encoding retinoic acid receptor gamma, whose protein sequence is MLGCLGALPAPRRLHDVTNRRGALLGGRLGVEAPRSPPPEMVPGSPSPPPPPRVYKPCFVCSDKSSGYHYGVSSCEGCKGFFRRSIQKNMVYTCHRDGRCHINKATRNRCQSCRLQKCFDVGMSKEAVRNDRNKKKKEARGGEAAGRELSPALEELIQRVRRAHTETFPSLCQLGKYTTNSSAEHRVQLDLGLWDKFSELATKCIIKIVEFAKRLPGFTALTIADQITLLKAACLDILMLRICTRYTPEQDTMTFSDGLTLTRTQMHNAGFGPLTDLVFAFAGQLLPLGMDDTETGLLSAICLICGDRMDLEEPQKVERLQEPLLEALRVYARRRRPREPHMFPRMLMKITDLRGISTKGAERAITLKMEIPGPMPPLIREMLENPEMFEEEAPPPPAPPADQDAPPGPPASP